The sequence below is a genomic window from Acetobacter vaccinii.
CCTGTCCCCGACCATGACAGAAGGCAAGCTGGCCCGTTGGCTGAAAAAAGAAGGCGACGTTGTCTCCAGCGGTGACATTCTGGCCGAGATTGAAACCGACAAAGCAACCATGGAAGTTGAAGCGGTTGAGGAAGGCATCCTCGGCCGCCTGCTGGTTGCCGAAGGGGCTGAAGGCGTGGCGGTCAATGCCCCCATCGCCATTCTGATCGCGGAAGGTGAGGCTGTGCCTGATGTTGACAGCGCTCCCTCGGCCCCGACACCAGCAGTCTCCCCGGTGGTTTCTGAGGCCGCCGCAGTCACCCAGCCTGTTCCTCCCGCGGCCCCCGTCGTGGCGGAAGAAAAGGAATGGGGCGAGACCCAGGAAATTACCGTCCGCGAGGCCCTGCGCGACGCCATGGCGGCGGAACTGCGCCACGACCCGGATGTCTTCCTGATGGGTGAGGAAGTCGCCCAGTATCAGGGTGCCTACAAAATCTCGCTGGGACTGCTGCAGGAATTTGGTGAAAAGCGTGTCATCGACATGCCCATTACCGAACATGGCTTTACCGGCATGGCCGTGGGGGCTGCGCTGACTGGCCTCAAACCGGTTGTCGAGTTCATGACCATGAACTTCGCCATGCAGGCCATTGACCACATCATCAACTCGGCAGCCAAAACACTGTATATGTCTGGCGGCCAGATGGGGTGCCCGATCGTGTTCCGCGGTCCCAATGGCGCGGCCTCCCGCGTGGGGGCGCAGCATTCGCAGTGTTATGCAAGCTGGTATGCCCATGTGCCGGGCCTCAAGGTTGTGGCTCCGTGGTCTGCGGCTGATGCCAAAGGGCTGCTGCGCGCTGCCATCCGCGACCCGAACCCCGTGATCGTGCTGGAAAATGAAATCCTCTACGGGCAGAAATTCCCTTGCCCTGTGGATGAAGACTTCATCCTGCCCATTGGCAAGGCCAAGATCGAACGTGCGGGCACGGATGTCACGATTGTTGCCTTCTCCATCGCCGTGGGTATTGCCCTTGATGCTGCTGAAGCATTGGCGAAAGAAGGGATCAACGCGGAAGTCATCAACCTGCGCAGCCTGCGTCCGCTGGACACTGACACGATTGTGGAAAGTGTGCGCAAGACCAGCCGCCTGGTGACTGTGGAAGAGGGCTGGCCCTTTGCTGGCATTGGTGCCGAAGTTGCCATGCAGGTTATTGAACACGCCTTTGACTGGCTGGACGCCCCACCCGCACGCGTAACCGGTGCGGATGTGCCCATGCCATTTGCTGCCAACCTGGAAAAGCTGGCCCTGCCGCACCCCGAGCAGGTTGTCAAAGCTGTCAAAAGCCTGATCTGAGGTGCTGAATAATGGCTACTGAAATTCTGATGCCAGCCCTTTCGCCCACCATGACGGAAGGCAAGCTGGCCCGTTGGCTGAAAAAAGAAGGGGAGAGCATCGTCAGTGGCGATGTTCTTGCCGAAATTGAAACCGACAAGGCCACGATGGAAGTCGAGGCTGTTGAGGAAGGTATTCTCGGCCGCATCCTGGTGCCAGAAGGCAGCGAGGGCATTGCCGTCAACACCCCCATCGCCATCATGGTGGAAGAAGGGGAAAGCGTGCCAGAGGCCTCCACGCCTGCCGCACCAGCTTCTGCTCCGGCTGCAACGCCAACACCTGCCCCTGCATCTGCCCCAACATCCGCCCCCGCTGCTCAGCCTGCCAAAGCGCCTGCTGTTGCCGCACCAAGTGCTGCCCCGACAACGGACCGCATTGTGGCGTCCCCGCTGGCCCGTCGCCTTGCCAAGGCCAAAGGGATCGACCTTGCCAGCGTCAAGGGTAGTGGCCCCCACGGACGTATTGTCCGCCGGGATGTTGAGGCCGCCAAGGCTGCCCCCGCTACGGCAGCACCTGCGACCCAGACCGCAGCGGCAGCAGCTCCTGCGGGCGGCAGCCGCACTGTGCCCCACACCACAATGCGTAAGGTCATTGCCCGCCGCCTGACGGAAGCAAAAGCCAATATCCCGCATTTCTATGTCTCGATGGATGTGGAACTGGATGCCCTGCTGGCTCTGCGCGGACAGTTGAACACACTTGCCCCTTCCGAAGGGCCGGATGCTTTCAAGCTTTCCGTCAACGACATGCTGGTCAAAGCCGCTGCTGTTGCGCTGAAACAGGTTCCCGAAGTCAACGCAACCTATACCGACGATGCCATGATCCTACATGACAATGCGGACATTTCCATCGCCGTATCTCTGGATGACGGGTTGATTACCCCGATCCTGCGTCAGGCTGAGCTGAAAAGCCTGAAGGACATCAGCCTCGAAGCCAAAAGCCTGATCAGCCGCGCACGCTCTGGCAAGCTGAAGCCTGAGGAGTTCCAGGGCGGTACATTCTCCATTTCCAACATGGGCATGTACGGCGTGAAAGACTTTGCTGCGATCGTTAACCCACCGCAGGCCGCCATTCTGGCCATAGCGGCTGCCAAAAAGCAGCCTGTAGTGGTTGGTGATGAACTGAAGGTCGCAACCGTCATGACTGTGACACTTTCGGTCGATCACCGGGCTGTCGATGGTGCTGCTGCTGCCCGGTGGCTGTCTGCCTTCAAGGCTGCTGTGCAGTCCCCGCTGGCTCTTGTGCTGTAACCCGGCACACACAGGAGAATAACGCAAATGAGCCAGACCTCTTTTGACATTCTTGTCCTGGGCG
It includes:
- a CDS encoding pyruvate dehydrogenase complex dihydrolipoamide acetyltransferase — protein: MATEILMPALSPTMTEGKLARWLKKEGESIVSGDVLAEIETDKATMEVEAVEEGILGRILVPEGSEGIAVNTPIAIMVEEGESVPEASTPAAPASAPAATPTPAPASAPTSAPAAQPAKAPAVAAPSAAPTTDRIVASPLARRLAKAKGIDLASVKGSGPHGRIVRRDVEAAKAAPATAAPATQTAAAAAPAGGSRTVPHTTMRKVIARRLTEAKANIPHFYVSMDVELDALLALRGQLNTLAPSEGPDAFKLSVNDMLVKAAAVALKQVPEVNATYTDDAMILHDNADISIAVSLDDGLITPILRQAELKSLKDISLEAKSLISRARSGKLKPEEFQGGTFSISNMGMYGVKDFAAIVNPPQAAILAIAAAKKQPVVVGDELKVATVMTVTLSVDHRAVDGAAAARWLSAFKAAVQSPLALVL
- a CDS encoding pyruvate dehydrogenase complex E1 component subunit beta, with the protein product MATEILMPALSPTMTEGKLARWLKKEGDVVSSGDILAEIETDKATMEVEAVEEGILGRLLVAEGAEGVAVNAPIAILIAEGEAVPDVDSAPSAPTPAVSPVVSEAAAVTQPVPPAAPVVAEEKEWGETQEITVREALRDAMAAELRHDPDVFLMGEEVAQYQGAYKISLGLLQEFGEKRVIDMPITEHGFTGMAVGAALTGLKPVVEFMTMNFAMQAIDHIINSAAKTLYMSGGQMGCPIVFRGPNGAASRVGAQHSQCYASWYAHVPGLKVVAPWSAADAKGLLRAAIRDPNPVIVLENEILYGQKFPCPVDEDFILPIGKAKIERAGTDVTIVAFSIAVGIALDAAEALAKEGINAEVINLRSLRPLDTDTIVESVRKTSRLVTVEEGWPFAGIGAEVAMQVIEHAFDWLDAPPARVTGADVPMPFAANLEKLALPHPEQVVKAVKSLI